Sequence from the Carassius gibelio isolate Cgi1373 ecotype wild population from Czech Republic chromosome A7, carGib1.2-hapl.c, whole genome shotgun sequence genome:
gtttttttttaaaggtctgcCGCCTACTGTAcgattttataaaaataacagtacTAATTCTTAATGTCAATAAATACTGTTACATATTaataacactatttatttatcatagtataaaatgttttgtaatatgGATTCGTTCATTGTTTTTTCtaagtgtgtttgtttttaaaaaagtgtgcAGTTTAAATCTGTTTGAGCAGCGAGGATATGTGTGTAAATGTCTCTCTCCTCACTTTAGAAACGAAGCAGTTCTTCAGCCGTTCACTGTTTCCCAATCAGATCCTCTACAACTCTCTCGGTTCAGCTTTTGTGTGAACTCCAGTCAACTTCATACTTCAGGTATAttctgataaatataaaaaaaaaaaactaaaaaaaaaaaaaactaatttgtatTCCGTTGGTTTCTCATTAAACTAGAAAAGTCAATTTAAACTtcaatgtcagtttttttttcatatacatatatatatatatatataactcaaatgtaaaaaattctTGATATGATTCCTTGATATGTTTTGGGTTAATATTATTGACTGAGTATGTGCAAGAATTAAAGactgaaataaaactaatatgATACCAATTGTAAACGAGattcaatacaaataaaaatgtttttgtttgtttcagaaCACTTTCTGTGTTTAGATGGAGAACCTTCATCCGCTGTGTGGTGACCAGTCTGCACCTGAACAAGCGTTTTCTTCTCTTTCACACTCAAACATCCATCAAGAGTCCCCAGAGCGCTGGCAGACTCTTCCTGAAGCCGGCGAGGCAGTACTATCACATCTGAACCCAGAAGAGACAAACACAGAGTCTGGTGACGATCAGACTCCAGCTCTACTGGGTCTTCTGCCAGAAACATCTGCTGCTGCTCACAGGAAGCTGGGGGACACTTCTCAGACGTCTGCCGGCTCATCTCAGCTCCATCAAGGCTTTCAGCCAACATTTGAAGATCCCGGACCCTCGTTCTTCTCATCTCCAGCTCACGTCAATAACACCAGCCGTCCTCCAAACCGTCTTCATGTCCCTCCACCAGTCCATCAGCAGACCGCTTCTCCTTTAAATATCAAACCAGTAGCTCTTTTTACAGATATTAACCCTTCTTTTCACATACCTCGTGTCTATCCTCACATGATGCCTCATTTTAACCCTTCGTGGCCAGTTTTGGTGCCTCATATTGTCAGTAATGCTTCAGTGGCTCGTCCCGGTCCCTTCTGCGCCGTCTTCACTCCTCAGCCGTGTAGAGCAAGCCTCGCGGCTCTGGTGGCCTGTGAAGACCCCTGCTGCTCCTCTCGAGTGTTTGGAGCACGTCTGAAGGTTTACTCTGCTCCCGCTCCACACCTGCAGACGATCCGGACGGATGGAGAGGTTCAGGAGCGCTTCAGACGCTGGCAGAGACTCCGGGAGACCACCAGACTCTTCTGCTCCAGGAGATCAGACGCAGACGCTCTGGCCTGCTTCTTCacgtgagcacacacacacacacacacacacacgagtctgtgtgtattcaggtttaagtccccaccagaatataaaaacaagtacacaaacacacacacacacacacacacacatatatattgcaATGATCATACACTAAGATGATGAAAGTGTTGGCACTTAAaggaaatattatttaacattgtaTTATTTCTTCTTTGTTACACTATTCGTTAGAATTTCATACATTTAGTAtattataaaaacacacatttactttttaacattttgcTCATGATTCCTACAATTCATTCTATTTCTACTGGTTTATTATTTACtcatatttttgattaattatatttattttaggatcttattaacatgcattttaaataaattttctaacacccttattttttttttaatcgttcactatgttgtatttatttgataataaatgtttatgtgtatgtattagtgctgtcaaacgattaattgcaatctaaaataaatgtatttttttacatgatatatgtaatttaatttaaatgtgcatacaatgtatattaatgtatatataaatacgcacacatgcatgtatgtatatttttatatattaaatagatttctaaaaagtattatttgaaaatacatatgcatgtaaatattttcagatatatacatgcatgtgtgcgtgtttatatatgcaaaataaatatatacaacatgCATAAATcattaaaacttattttggatgcaattaataaTTTGACTGCACTATTATTTAATAAAGGTATAAATGTGTATGCATGCATTGATTATTTGTTACATATTTCATTATTCAGGctattttgtttttaagtgtttgcatataattcattttatttcttgtttGAGAAGATTTTTTCTTATTTGCTCAAATCAGTTTGGTGTTGTTCTCTTCCTCCCAGACGTGTGCTTCCCTCTCTCTCCGCTCTCCGTCCAGATCTGTCGTTCTCTGCCGCCGTGAACACAGCCCTGCAGGACTGGAACAACATCTCCGTCTCTGAACGCCAGACACACTACAACACGGCCAGGACGTGAGCTGAGAAACTAACACTGCACACTTCTGAAACCCAAATGAATTATTATACAGTAACCAAATTAATCTGATGCCACCTTAAATTGTAGAAATGGTGGATAAAGTGCAAATCTTCTGAATTTTGGGAGTTTATCTGGTATACTTCTGTAGGTTCACCGAGATGGAAAAACAGGACAAGAGCGCCAACAGAGATCCAACAGCTCCtcaaacagacaaacacaaagGTCAGCATTATTTGATTAAGATTAAGATTAACTTTTGCTCTTCAAACAAAGAGTCTCGTCACATGACCAGAGATCTGTCTGTCTTCAGGTCAACACCCGGAAGGGAAGAAAACAGAGAAAAGATCGAAAAAGGGCGTCCAGGAGCTCGCCGAGGGTGCGCTGGCCGAGTACTCACAGCTCATGGACGCTCTGGAGTCAAAGGTCAGCGATGGGTCAGAGGTCACAGGATATGACGAGGATATGTGCGCGCTGTTCATCAACCAGCTGCTCGGCGATACGACTGAGGTCTAATACGGTCTCATGAATGAATGGTGTGGCCCTGGAGTCCTGTTTTAAAGTGAGTTTCTCTCTTTCAGGCTGGTTTGGACATGGACTACATCAGCTCTCTGCTCTCCACAGAGGATTCCCAGGACACACTTCCCGGGATGATTCCCGAGCCAGTCGCTGGCTGCTCCGATTGGATCTCTGAAGATCAGATTGTGTCTCCGTCCGCCGTCCAGAAGGATTTCAGCACCTCGGACAGCACACATCACATGATGGAGAACGTATTAGTGCCGTTTCAGGACAACACCAATGTGTTTCAAACATTAGCTCAACCTCTGCTAGCGAACCCCGAGGGCCTAAGTGCTCAAACGGATCCAAACGCTTCAGTCCAAGACACTCCTCATCCTGATCTTCACAACTTTGGTCCAGAAGTTGACGGAAACCAAAAAGACGAGACTTTGTCTGTTGCTGAACTTGATTACGCCACTCAACCCAACTGCTTCAGTCTTCAGAACTACAATTCCCATCATGCAGCATTCCCTAAAAATGACCCAGAACCACCAGAAACCCCTGTGAATGAGCACCGTGGAGAGGTAAACATGGTAGTTGGACAAAAGACGGAGGAATGTATGCATGTAGGACGTATAAAAGACAAGAATAACATGGATTCAGAAACTCCCATCAAGTCCCAGAGAACGAGAAGTGTTTGTTCCAAACAGACATTGTCCAACAttgaggaaaataatgtacacgaaaataaaaaacacaaaagacagaagcctaaattggacgataaagacaAAAGGAGGTTAAAAACTGCTGAAAACGGATGTAGAAGGACTCAAAGGAAATCAGTCATGAAACGCAGAGCTCGAGCGCAAAAAACGGATTCAAAAATAATGGTGAAAAAAGTTGAAATCCAGCAGCGTGTGAACATAACCGAGACGAGGTCCTCAGCAATGGGAAGTGGAAACTTACACAAACATGATGCACAGATCAGGAAAACTAGGGGACAACATTTGGTGGAGGAATGTGAGAGATTaaaaaccatcagacaagagcaGCGAACAACAACGTCCAGAAAAACAGCTAAACTTATCGGTCGAAGAGGACCGTGCTGATTTCTGACGCAGACCAGACCAAACGTTTCAGAAAAGGTGGATGAATGGACCACTTGAGGCataataaaccataaaaacaaaGCACAGGAAGCATCACGTCTTTATTAAATAACGttaatatattaaagtataaaatatgacacttcggCAGAATAGCACACCTTCGGTCTTTCCAATATACAAagcttaaaatgacaaaaatatacaCTTTTAAATACACAAACCAATCCTTCAGACTTcatgataaaatatatacatataaaggtGTTCGTTCCAAGGCACATTAATTAGTGGTATATCCTCACAGTTTCATTCCACTCACATCAAAACAGGACAAAATTAAGAATAAGACACAAGAAAGACATCATGTAAACGTAACCTCAACGATATTCTCTTGCACTCGAGTACTAAGACTTCAGACGGCCGTCCCAGTAAATGCTTGGTGGGACGTCCCGCTGCCCGCTCCGAAACCATTATAAAtcccattgttgttgtttttcccattGGGAATGCCGTTGTGATTTCCGTCTGCAAGTCTGCTGGAGTGGAGATACTCGCTGAGGACTTTCCGATAAACTGGATGCATCTTCAGGAAGTCTTGCAGAGAAGCTTTAGGAGATCAATACGTATCTGATTAGCATAACACACTTCAATACGAGAAGGGATGCACGATACTGGATTTTTGCcgatatttttaaaaactttttggcCGATACCAATATATTTCCTTTTGTTAGAAAACAACACTAAGTCTCTTCTGTGCAGAAATaagctaaatattttttaattttgtttcgtttaaaaaaaaaactcaaaaaattaataatttgacagtACAGTGATGCtttgaaaataactataaataaactatacatCAAATCACTATTTTTTCCCCCAAGAAAGATGCAGTGTTAAccctgacattttattttatttcatagatggtctaaagaaaaaaaaaaatcctgaaaagaatttaggatttgtttaaaaaaaaaacattacacattaaaTCAATCAGTAtatccatttttttaattataagagTCATGTTGGTGATTTTTCCCCCCATGCAAGATTCGCTTTCTgacctttaaattaaaaaatgctcATTATTTTAGGACATTAATTACTGCTACAGATTAAAACTGAACTATGAGGCTGTGCTTTTACGATCACACACCGAACGTCATGCTGTACGTGCTTTCACAGATTAAAAGTTTGCTTCAAGAATGAGCCTCACTGCTGACGTGATCCAAGCACTAGCACATCCTGAGCACACGCGAGTTAACGTATTCCTCTTATCGGCGTTATTTCTCACATTGGGATGATGCCGATATCTAAACGTAAAGCCATTATCGGCCGATAATATGGTGCATCCCTAAATATGAGCATTATCAGCTCAGCCGAGCAAACGCAGTGATTTTTACCTTCAGTGGGTGGTCCCCTGGAGGTCAGTGCAGTGTACATCTCTGCCCCCCCGTACTGAGGGATGCCCACCAGCGCCCCCATCAGGTCAGAGAGATCACCTGCGCTCAGCAGCCCGTCCTGGTCAGAGTCATACCACTgacaacagacacacacaccaaatcATGATTGATCCCTTTTAAACCGGCTGGGTTTACAAAACATGGTGAATGAATGAGAAGGCGATGAGACGGAGTGTGCATCTGTATAATGTGtgtgtaaattacatttaaattttatatataaaataatatgtataaagTTTTAGCAGCATTTACTCATGGATATTGTTATGATGAGTGGCTCATGTGTAAATGAACACCGTGCTGCGCTTGACTCTTGAACATGTATGAATATAATTACAGATTGATAAAATCACACTTATGCAGAATGTTACTCATTTGATGCTCACTTCAGATCTGTAAATATTTCCCAGCACTTCCTTATAACACAGTGTAAAACCAGTCAGAAAATCATGTATGACGACACCTCAGTCAGAGCAAACAACTTGCATGATATATGAGTTTATAACATGGCACACCCgtggatgcacacacacacactcaccgtgaACGCAGTGCGTATGAGAGACTCCAGACTCCTGAACCCAGAAACGGCAGAAACACTCAGACAAACCTGCCTCAGATCCACCGTATcatcctgcaaacacacacacacgttacacaTTTACGCGTTTCACACGAGGTTAATGAATGATGACAGACGAACGCTTGAACTCTCACACTGCAGTACCTTTGAGTAAAGAGAGCAGATCTTCACTGCTGTCTTTCTGTCCTTGAGCCCCAGAAGAGTGGTCAGGTGATCGGCCGTTACTATGGTGCTCTGACCTgagtgacagctgtcaatcacacgGTTCATCACGCTCTCCACGTGAGCGATCGTGAGACTGCAGATGAGAACGAAGGAGTGGGAGACGAACGGGtggagagcacacacacacacacacacacacacacacacacacacacacacacacacacctgtgttcaCAGAGCAGTTTGAgcgtttctcacacacacacacacacacacacacacacacacacacacacacctgtgttcgCGGAGCAGTCTGAGTGTTTCCTGCGCCGGAGGCTCCAGGGGAAGTGAGAGGTTTCCCAGCTTCTGAACAGGAAATCGACCCTCCATCACATAATCAGTGGCAGGAACACGCAGAGCTCTACCAGACATTAACATGAATATGAAGTTGCACAGTAGGCTAAAAAGCAGGATGGTTTTTTTAATTACTAAGactacaaaaactaataaaaataaaattacataaaatattaatttcacatTAAATTACTAAACCCATTACAAAATTGGTTGAATATACAGTtgaacaagagctcattcaatacatcagtaaataata
This genomic interval carries:
- the LOC128017564 gene encoding uncharacterized protein LOC128017564, yielding MENLHPLCGDQSAPEQAFSSLSHSNIHQESPERWQTLPEAGEAVLSHLNPEETNTESGDDQTPALLGLLPETSAAAHRKLGDTSQTSAGSSQLHQGFQPTFEDPGPSFFSSPAHVNNTSRPPNRLHVPPPVHQQTASPLNIKPVALFTDINPSFHIPRVYPHMMPHFNPSWPVLVPHIVSNASVARPGPFCAVFTPQPCRASLAALVACEDPCCSSRVFGARLKVYSAPAPHLQTIRTDGEVQERFRRWQRLRETTRLFCSRRSDADALACFFTRVLPSLSALRPDLSFSAAVNTALQDWNNISVSERQTHYNTARTFTEMEKQDKSANRDPTAPQTDKHKGQHPEGKKTEKRSKKGVQELAEGALAEYSQLMDALESKVSDGSEVTGYDEDMCALFINQLLGDTTEAGLDMDYISSLLSTEDSQDTLPGMIPEPVAGCSDWISEDQIVSPSAVQKDFSTSDSTHHMMENVLVPFQDNTNVFQTLAQPLLANPEGLSAQTDPNASVQDTPHPDLHNFGPEVDGNQKDETLSVAELDYATQPNCFSLQNYNSHHAAFPKNDPEPPETPVNEHRGEVNMVVGQKTEECMHVGRIKDKNNMDSETPIKSQRTRSVCSKQTLSNIEENNVHENKKHKRQKPKLDDKDKRRLKTAENGCRRTQRKSVMKRRARAQKTDSKIMVKKVEIQQRVNITETRSSAMGSGNLHKHDAQIRKTRGQHLVEECERLKTIRQEQRTTTSRKTAKLIGRRGPC